The Paenibacillus segetis genome includes the window TCATACACGGAGCGGTCTTCGGTGTAGCTGCAACTAGTACTTCAGCTGTTGCCATCAAATTCATCCCTGAGGGACGTAAAGGGGAGGGAATTGGCTATTTCACACTATTCATGAGTCTAGCGATGGTATTTGGACCATTTATCGGCCTGACCTTTACCTCTCATTTCGGGTACCCATTTTTATTTGTAAGCTGTCTAGTGTTCTCCGTGCTGTCCCTGGTCTTTGGGATGATGATACGTATACCTAAGATGGCCATTAAGAAAACTGAGGAACGTACAAAAGGCTGGAGATCCTATATTGAACCTAAGGCGATTCCTATTTCTTTATCGGGGTTTGTTCTGGCGTTCTCTTACGCTGCGATTTCGACATTCATATCGGTATATGCTAAAAGTCTAGGAATCGGGCCGATGGCTAGTTATTTTTTCATGGTCTTTGCTGCTTTGATCCTCATTTCGCGGCCATTTACTGGACGATTATTTGACCGGTATGGTGAACATGTTCTGGTATATCCCGGACTGTTATTATTCGTCATTGGAATGGTGCTACTTAGTCAAGCTAATAATACGTTTACATTTTTGGCTGCCGGGGGTGTTATCGGTCTAGGTTACGGTGCTCTGGTGCCCAGTCTTCAAGCTATCGCTATCAAATCGGCTCCTATTCAGCGAAGTGGTTTGGCGACAGGAACCTTTTATGTATTCTTCGATGCGGGTTATGGAGCTGGATCATATATTCTAGGGGTCATTGCCGTAGCCACAGGTTATAGTCGTATGTATTTAATCGGTGCGGTTATTGTAGCATTCACAGTGTTAATTTATTACACGATGCATCATCGGAGACAGAGAAGAGCAATCTCAAACCTAACTATAAGTAAAGGTATTTAACCATAACAAAACGCCCAGCGGGTTATCGCGGGGCGTTTTGTTATTGCTCCGAAATAATGGAGGAGCAAACAATATAGTTATGATAATCTGTCTTTTATGTACACGTAAAAGACATGCGGTATTCCTTCTTGTACAATAACCTGTTTCTTTCTAAAACGACAAAAGCCCTACCTCTCTTTCATCCTTGCGGCTCCGAAGACCGCGCCAGTGTGAATCAGAAAACAAATTCTTACTCTTGGGTCAATAGAATAGGAATGCTATACCGGAATCGGTATATAGAAGGGTTGTACGTTGAGGAATTAAAACCGTGGATAATCAATCAAATTATATTATATATCAAAATCGTTCTGGTTGTCAATAGTAAATATAAAAGAACGGGCTGGGATACTTTATATATCCTCAAGCCCGTCCGTTTAGTTGGTCGTATATCTAGATAGAGTATTTTTTCCTAGTTTGCAAAAGTGTAGTTATCGTTGGTCTTTTTCAACATTTCCTTGAATCCCGAAGTACCATAGAGCTTCTTATCCTTCGTAATAAACAATGCCTCAGCGTCAGGCGTATTCTCAATAAATTTAAGTCCTTCATCAATACCAAGCACGAATAATGTTGTGGACAAGGCATCGGCATCGGTGGAACGAGAGGTTACGATTGTAACGCTACTGATGTTGTTATCGACTGGATATCCGGTTCTCGGATCGAGGATATGCTGGTACATCTTGCCGTCCTCTATAAAGAAGCGCTCGTAGATCCCTGAAGTGACAATCGTTTTGTCTTCGACTTGAATCGTACCAATTCCATTTCCTCTTTCTTTATCAGGATCTTGGACACCAATTGTCCATTTCTTTCCACCAGGCTTGCTTCCCATAGCGAATACATTGCCACCGAGGTCGATGATGGCGCTATGGAATCCTTTATCCGCTAGGTAATCGTAAATGACATCGGCCGCATAACCTTTACCAATAGAACCAAGATCGATATCCATCCCTTTTTCTTGCAAATATATCTCGTGTTTATCATCATTCATCTCAATTTTGCGGTAGTCACAGCGTTGCAAGGCTTCTTCGATGTCTGCTACCGCAGGGACATGTGCACCTTCATGACCAATATTCCAGAGACCAACAAGCTTTCCGATGGCGGGGTCAAACATTCCGTTGGTTCGTTCAGCGTAACTTAGCGCTTTGGAGACCAAGTCGTAAGTGTCTGTTGAAACTTGAACTGGTGCAATTCCAGCATTGGCGATGACCTTGGAAATTTCACTTGTCTCTTGATTACGGCTGATCTTCATGTCGATATTTTTTAGAATATCCTCAATATCTTTTAAATTGTCCTTGGTTGCCCTGGTATCGTATATCTTCACATTCACGATCGTATCGAATATAAAGTAGGTTTGAGACATGGGTTCAAGTGTTTCGTACTGAGTCAGATTTCCAGCCGAGTTATTAGTAGACTCCGTCGTATTCTTGTTGCCAAAACAACCGCTTAAAAGGCTGGCACATAATGCTAGTACGGTGAGGGTAATCGCTATTTTTGATTTTTTCATATATAGAAGCCTCTTTTCTCCCTTTCATTTCGACATTGATTTTAGCA containing:
- a CDS encoding MFS transporter, with translation MDKTTLWSRNFLFICFSSFFIFINFYIYAVTLPVFVLDSLNGSQQGIGLVTTMFVISAVVFRPLTGKWLNEWDNRKIINISLILFMVCSCLYLVTPNLGSLLFLRVIHGAVFGVAATSTSAVAIKFIPEGRKGEGIGYFTLFMSLAMVFGPFIGLTFTSHFGYPFLFVSCLVFSVLSLVFGMMIRIPKMAIKKTEERTKGWRSYIEPKAIPISLSGFVLAFSYAAISTFISVYAKSLGIGPMASYFFMVFAALILISRPFTGRLFDRYGEHVLVYPGLLLFVIGMVLLSQANNTFTFLAAGGVIGLGYGALVPSLQAIAIKSAPIQRSGLATGTFYVFFDAGYGAGSYILGVIAVATGYSRMYLIGAVIVAFTVLIYYTMHHRRQRRAISNLTISKGI
- a CDS encoding FAD:protein FMN transferase, with the translated sequence MKKSKIAITLTVLALCASLLSGCFGNKNTTESTNNSAGNLTQYETLEPMSQTYFIFDTIVNVKIYDTRATKDNLKDIEDILKNIDMKISRNQETSEISKVIANAGIAPVQVSTDTYDLVSKALSYAERTNGMFDPAIGKLVGLWNIGHEGAHVPAVADIEEALQRCDYRKIEMNDDKHEIYLQEKGMDIDLGSIGKGYAADVIYDYLADKGFHSAIIDLGGNVFAMGSKPGGKKWTIGVQDPDKERGNGIGTIQVEDKTIVTSGIYERFFIEDGKMYQHILDPRTGYPVDNNISSVTIVTSRSTDADALSTTLFVLGIDEGLKFIENTPDAEALFITKDKKLYGTSGFKEMLKKTNDNYTFAN